A window of Asterias rubens chromosome 22, eAstRub1.3, whole genome shotgun sequence contains these coding sequences:
- the LOC117304942 gene encoding GDP-fucose protein O-fucosyltransferase 1-like produces the protein MFIRKMDYTGVLVCPHTVLLLLTVFLLAPRLSLGFVDIDSGSHNYNVEVNPSTGENSDGLVDSAGPHQQEFCYEGSSEVGCRQDGRSDGEDGPTARRHVGGAAAGGETGKVQWDERGYVTFCQRVGNFGNQMEVFLGMMAFAKALDRTLIIPHFNWITFRERRVHRYVEFSELFQISPLLQYHRVVTMDVFLKVLAPRYWPPGQRRGYLYQFMPDDTDCNKAGCWGDLDPSIEFDECFLHKLNTFRTDIADENSILVARHIWNSKFPVEEHPVITIDKATPAFPINPGNRKIQEFVKWNEHFMSIGRSYINATFGSNTWVGLHLRNGGDWVKACTPEMLETNTFIMASPQCHEKELGAVSQDMCLPSVAHMLELTLKVVKDVNAKHLFIATDKHPHLEEFRKVLSPIGVSVHHLNPDTSQVDLVILGEADYFIGTCPSSFTSFVKRSRDATGKPSIFWGQEYSGF, from the exons ATGTTTATACGAAAGATGGACTACACTGGTGTGCTTGTGTGTCCACACACGGTGTTGCTGTTGCTGACAGTATTTCTACTCGCGCCACGTTTATCACTGGGTTTTGTAGACATCGACAGTGGTTCCCATAACTACAACGTTGAAGTCAATCCATCTACTGGTGAGAATTCCGACGGGTTGGTTGACTCTGCTGGACCACACCAGCAAGAGTTTTGTTATGAGGGTTCATCGGAAGTAGGGTGCCGTCAGGATGGACGATCCGACGGCGAGGACGGACCGACAGCCCGTCGGCACGTTGGTGGGGCTGCTGCCGGTGGAGAGACCGGGAAGGTGCAATGGGACGAACGAGGTTATGTGACGTTTTGTCAAAGAGTGG GGAACTTTGGAAACCAGATGGAGGTCTTTTTAGGTATGATGGCTTTTGCTAAGGCGTTAGACAGAACTCTTATCATTCCACACTTTAACTGGATTACATTCCGAGAAAGGCGAGTACAT CGTTACGTCGAGTTCTCGGAGTTGTTCCAAATTTCCCCCCTTCTTCAATATCACCGAGTTGTCACAATGGATGTGTTTCTAAAAGTATTGGCGCCAAGATACTGGCCCCCTGGACAGCGAAGGGGTTATTTGTACCAATTCATGCCAGACGATACAGACTGCAATAAAG CTGGCTGTTGGGGTGATTTGGATCCTTCAATTGAATTTGACGAGTGCTTCCTACACAAGCTGAACACATTCCGAACTGATATAGCAGATGAGAATTCTATACTTGTCGCTAGACACATCTGGAATAGCAA GTTTCCAGTTGAAGAACACCCAGTAATCACAATAGATAAAGCAACGCCAGCTTTTCCTATAAACCCTGGAAACAGAAAAATTCAAGAGTTTGTGAAATGGAACGAGCATTTCATGTCGATAGGCAGGTCATATATTAATGCGACTTTTGGAAGCAACACCTGGGTGGGGCTACACCTGAGAAACGGCGGAGATTGG GTCAAGGCCTGCACCCCGGAGATGCTTGAGACGAACACGTTTATAATGGCGTCACCGCAGTGCCATGAAAAGGAACttggagctgtttctcag gACATGTGTCTACCAAGTGTAGCTCACATGTTGGAGTTAACGCTGAAGGTTGTGAAAGATGTCAATGCAAAACACCTCTTCATTGCTACAGATAAACACCCCCATCTCGAAGAATTCAGGAAAGTGCTCTCCCCCATAGGG GTTTCTGTACACCATTTGAATCCGGATACTTCACAAGTCGACTTAGTGATACTAGGCGAGGCAGATTACTTCATTGGGACGTGTCCGTCATCGTTCACCTCATTCGTTAAACGCTCGAGAGATGCAACTGGAAAACCCTCCATATTCTGGGGACAGGAGTACagtggtttttaa
- the LOC117305250 gene encoding gamma-butyrobetaine dioxygenase-like produces MSLPVEKVTELYNAIKIFNQVMYRPENLVHHRLVAGEIVTFHNSRVLHGRSAFTVTKVGSRHLEGAYIDWDEAYSRMRVLREKLFGDKRL; encoded by the exons atGAGTCTACCGGTGGAGAAGGTGACTGAGCTGTACAACGCCATCAAGATTTTCAATCAAGTCATGTATCGACCAGAAAATCTCGTTCACCACCGGCTCGTTGCAG GTGAGATTGTCACTTTCCACAACAGTCGTGTCCTACATGGTAGAAGTGCCTTTACAGTAACAAAAGTTGGCAGTCGGCATCTTGAAGGTGCTTACATCGACTGGGACGAGGCTTATTCACGCATGCGTGTTCTTCGAGAAAAGCTTTTTGGTGACAAACGTCTCTGA
- the LOC117305249 gene encoding gamma-butyrobetaine dioxygenase-like has product MANNTLLQVCHRNDDNKWYEVTMSNGKSRKYPYVWLKDNCRCAACYNTSCLQRETLIVNLDVDIVPASESVAKDGKSFEVVWPDQHRSTFQTEWLDAQRFSESEVDPVSFPEFNVWGAEMNGNIKAFDYNAILATDEEFYGWLRTIQTTGLALVRGAPTEKGVCRKLADRVAFFRRTIYGEEFQVESRPSNVSSLGYTSKFLVLHSDLPYYEHPPDVQLLHCIEQAKGKGGENQFVDGWKIVKQLKEEYPDLYKMLSTVPVDYKNAATDRYPFHMKLARPIIDFDLRGELCMRYNDPIRASYMLMPVDRVTDMYRAIKEFNRIIYLPENVVHHRLSEGEVITFNNRRLLHGRNSFTVESGSGRLLEGGYIDWDEVRSRIRVLREKLYSVERL; this is encoded by the exons ATGGCCAATAACACTCTTCTTCAAGTTTGTCATCGAAATGACGACAACAAATGGTACGAGGTAACAATGTCAAACGGCAAGAGCAGAAAGTACCCGTACGTCTGGCTGAAGGACAACTGCAGATGTGCAGCATGTTACAACACCTCGTGTCTTCAACGTGAAACCCTGATTGTTAACCTTGACGTAGACATCGTGCCTGCGTCGGAGTCGGTCGCCAAGGATGGGAAGAGTTTCGAGGTTGTTTGGCCCGATCAACACCGAAGCACCTTTCAAACTGAGTGGCTGGATGCTCAGCGCTTCTCGGAGTCTGAAGTCGATCCGGTTAGCTTCCCAGAGTTTAATGTGTGGGGCGCTGAAATGAATGGTAACATCAAGGCGTTTGATTACAACGCTATCTTGGCAACGGATGAAGAGTTTTATGGGTGGCTGCGAACGATTCAGACGACAGGGCTTGCCTTGGTGCGAGGTGCTCCAACTGAGAAGGGTGTATGCCGCAAGTTAGCTGACAGGGTAGCTTTCTTCAGGCGAACAatttatgg AGAAGAATTTCAGGTAGAGAGTAGGCCATCCAATGTTAGCAGTCTAGGTTACACGTCAAAGTTCTTGGTTCTTCACTCGGACTTGCCTTACTATGAGCACCCACCAGAT GTGCAACTTCTCCACTGTATTGAACAAGCCAAGGGCAAAGGAGGTGAGAATCAGTTTGTGGATGGCTGGAAGATAGTGAAGCAACTTAAGGAGGAGTATCCAGATCTCTACAAGATGCTTAGCACAGTGCCTGTCGATTACAAGAATGCGGCAACAGATAGGTACCCGTTTCATATGAAGCTTGCTCGGCCAATCATTGA CTTTGATCTTCGTGGAGAACTATGCATGCGCTACAACGATCCTATACGTGCTTCATACATGCTAATGCCGGTAGACCGAGTGACTGACATGTACAGGGCCATTAAAGAGTTTAACCGCATCATTTATCTCCCAGAAAATGTTGTCCATCATCGTCTATCTGAAG GTGAAGTGATAACCTTCAACAACAGACGGCTGTTGCATGGGCGCAACTCTTTTACGGTTGAAAGTGGAAGTGGCCGATTGCTAGAAGGAGGCTACATTGACTGGGACGAAGTCCGATCTCGTATACGTGTGCTCCGGGAAAAGCTGTACAGCGTCGAAAGACTTTAA
- the LOC117305251 gene encoding gamma-butyrobetaine dioxygenase-like isoform X1 encodes MALSAVRCSAVINASKALRMRCTTDFVRRATVPAERLTERVVGRVKFLGLRQIYPSFLQRFSPWLGRDCMFSTRPARYSTQSTEQDKPSPLKFNEVTRDDSARWYRMGVDSGYEGRYPYVWLRDNCRCSQCYHPSSWQRSSEVADLDPDAIPSSEELTDDGRVLRVIWPDGHRSEFSAEWLNRQRFSESEKDVVSSPELQTWAGELNGNIPTFKFEELMNEDEELYNWLNVLNTKGLAVVSGAPTETGVVQSLAERVAFVKTTIYGDTFQVFSKHEASNLAYTPKSLCLHIDLPYYKYTPGIQMLHCIEQADCAGGQNQFVDGLNVSLQVKKEFPDTYKFLRTHELDFRDAGVDYRTYHMKYRRPVIEHDKYGDFLCVNYNDHVRAPYMSLPVEKVTEMYKAIKIFNQVMYRPGNFVQHRLAAGEIATFNNGRVLHGRSGFTITKAGNRHLEGTYFDWDETYSRMRIIREKLFGDERL; translated from the exons atggccCTTTCGGCTGTACGATGTTCGGCTGTAATAAATGCCAGTAAGGCCCTACGGATGCGCTGCACAACAGACTTTGTAAGAAGAGCCACGGTCCCTGCTGAACGTTTGACTGAGAGAGTTGTCGGTAGAGTCAAGTTCCTCGGCCTAAGACAAATATATCCTAGTTTTCTGCAACGCTTTTCACCATGGTTAGGGCGAGATTGTATGTTTTCTACAAGGCCCGCTCGATATTCAACTCAATCTACCGAGCAGGATAAACCGTCGCCTCTAAAATTCAACGAAGTGACGAGGGACGATTCAGCCCGATGGTACCGGATGGGAGTAGACAGCGGGTATGAGGGTAGATACCCATACGTCTGGTTGAGGGATAACTGCCGATGCTCTCAGTGTTACCACCCATCGTCCTGGCAAAGGTCTTCTGAAGTGGCTGACTTGGATCCAGACGCGATACCATCAAGCGAGGAGCTAACCGACGATGGCAGAGTCTTGAGGGTCATCTGGCCCGATGGGCACCGCAGTGAGTTCAGCGCCGAGTGGCTAAATCGCCAGCGGTTCTCGGAGTCCGAGAAAGACGTGGTGAGTAGTCCGGAGTTGCAAACATGGGCAGGAGAATTGAACGGGAACATACCGACTTTTAAGTTCGAGGAACTGATGAATGAAGACGAGGAGTTGTACAACTGGCTGAATGTTCTGAACACCAAAGGGCTAGCAGTTGTCAGTGGAGCGCCAACGGAAACAGGTGTCGTCCAGAGCTTGGCTGAGAGGGTAGCATTTGTGAAGACGACAATTTACGG tgatACATTTCAAGTGTTTAGCAAGCATGAAGCAAGTAATCTGGCCTACACCCCCAAATCCCTTTGTCTACACATCGATCTACCGTATTATAAATACACACCGGGT ATCCAGATGCTTCACTGTATTGAGCAGGCAGACTGCGCTGGAGGTCAGAATCAGTTTGTAGATGGTCTCAATGTATCACTCCAGGTCAAGAAGGAGTTTCCCGATACTTACAAATTCCTTAGAACACACGAACTGGATTTCAGAGATGCTGGTGTGGACTACCGAACGTACCACATGAAGTATAGAAGACCCGTCATTGA GCACGACAAGTACGGTGATTTTCTGTGTGTAAATTACAACGACCacgtgagggcgccctacaTGAGTCTTCCGGTGGAGAAAGTGACTGAGATGTACAAGGCCATCAAGATTTTCAATCAAGTCATGTATCGACCAGGTAACTTCGTTCAGCATCGGCTTGCTGCAG GTGAAATAGCAACTTTCAACAACGGTCGAGTTCTTCATGGCCGGAGTGGCTTCACCATCACGAAGGCCGGCAACCGACATCTCGAGGGCACCTACTTTGACTGGGACGAAACGTATTCACGCATGCGTATTATTCGAGAGAAGCTATTTGGTGATGAGCGTCTTTAg